A section of the Pseudanabaena mucicola str. Chao 1806 genome encodes:
- the drmB gene encoding DUF1998 domain-containing protein, which produces MTNRYRIGELRPSQIMFSYGIGAIADLPNLAAMVMGLEDWQRQHTQVISEDRLLAAVQEQLGGQVQQLVSLPIPEEESRHPYLNQQPNLEGIPVAPFPTWMVCPKCDLLAPITDGLFELKTPRNRHSEAAYHHVNCTKGITPRVIPVRFLTACEKGHLDDFPWRYFVHRGSSDCKGSLRLIEPSVSGAVTDIMIKCDTCGASRRMSDAFGLSGKQNMPRCRGRHPHLRSFDDKCDRQMKTMLLGASNSWFSLSLSALSIPNAENKLEQYIDSYWLTLEEADSADTLKAFLRLLQKQGKAYELENYDIQEIWQAIAKRKNGSSQESNDHISRSDLKTPEWLKFKSVTGLEDRGKDWRLKAIAPPVDFDKVISKVILVEKLREVRSLIGFTRIQSSGDFTDTGEVPKEYRAPLSRRDPTWVPAMEVRGEGIFIEFNETALQRWEQQPAVKKQHIQVREAHKNWLNQRNPELVDKISTPDMRYLLIHSFSHALMRQLAIECGYNAASLRERIYAQVATSDRQAQAGLLIYTAAPDSEGTLGGLVYLGEAPRLNHHIHQALESIRICTSDPLCAEHDPAGDRVSLHWAACHACLFSPETSCERGNKFLDRALLVPTFSQTDICFFN; this is translated from the coding sequence ATGACAAATAGATATCGCATTGGTGAACTTCGTCCTAGTCAGATTATGTTTAGTTATGGCATCGGCGCGATCGCGGATTTGCCTAACTTAGCGGCGATGGTGATGGGGCTAGAGGATTGGCAACGTCAACATACACAAGTAATTAGCGAAGATCGACTGTTAGCGGCAGTGCAGGAGCAACTGGGGGGACAGGTACAGCAATTAGTTAGTTTACCAATTCCTGAAGAAGAATCCCGTCACCCCTATCTCAATCAGCAACCGAACCTTGAAGGAATCCCCGTTGCGCCGTTTCCGACTTGGATGGTATGCCCTAAGTGCGATCTGCTTGCGCCGATTACCGATGGACTTTTTGAATTAAAAACACCACGCAATCGTCATAGCGAAGCTGCTTATCACCATGTCAACTGTACGAAGGGAATTACCCCAAGAGTGATTCCTGTGAGATTTCTCACCGCTTGCGAAAAGGGACATCTTGATGATTTTCCTTGGCGCTATTTTGTACATCGTGGGAGTAGTGATTGCAAGGGATCGTTGCGGTTAATTGAGCCGAGTGTGTCGGGAGCCGTGACCGATATTATGATTAAGTGTGATACCTGTGGGGCGAGTCGGCGGATGTCCGATGCTTTTGGGCTGTCGGGCAAACAAAATATGCCCCGTTGTCGCGGTCGCCATCCCCATTTACGGAGCTTTGACGATAAGTGCGATCGCCAAATGAAAACTATGCTTTTGGGAGCGTCGAATAGTTGGTTTTCCCTGAGTCTATCGGCGCTATCGATTCCCAATGCTGAGAATAAATTAGAACAATATATTGATAGCTATTGGTTGACCCTAGAAGAAGCTGATAGTGCTGATACTTTGAAAGCTTTTCTCAGGCTTTTACAAAAACAGGGTAAAGCCTACGAGCTAGAGAATTATGATATTCAAGAAATTTGGCAAGCGATCGCCAAGCGTAAGAACGGCTCTAGCCAAGAGAGTAATGATCATATTTCGCGCAGCGATCTCAAAACTCCTGAATGGCTCAAATTTAAAAGCGTGACGGGGCTTGAGGATCGCGGCAAGGACTGGCGACTGAAGGCGATCGCGCCACCTGTCGATTTTGACAAGGTGATTTCCAAAGTAATTCTGGTGGAAAAATTGCGAGAAGTGCGATCGCTAATTGGCTTTACCCGCATTCAGTCCTCTGGTGATTTTACTGATACAGGAGAGGTTCCTAAGGAATATCGAGCGCCCCTCAGTCGCCGTGATCCAACTTGGGTTCCTGCGATGGAAGTGCGTGGCGAGGGGATTTTTATTGAATTTAATGAGACAGCCCTGCAAAGATGGGAGCAACAACCCGCAGTCAAAAAGCAACATATTCAAGTTAGAGAAGCCCATAAAAATTGGCTCAATCAGCGCAATCCCGAACTGGTGGATAAAATCTCCACTCCTGATATGCGCTATTTATTGATTCATTCCTTTTCCCATGCCCTGATGCGTCAGTTGGCGATCGAATGTGGCTACAATGCCGCGAGTCTGCGGGAACGCATTTATGCTCAGGTCGCAACTAGCGATCGCCAAGCACAGGCAGGTTTATTAATCTATACGGCGGCTCCTGACAGTGAAGGAACATTGGGCGGTTTGGTATATCTTGGCGAAGCGCCAAGGCTCAATCATCATATCCACCAAGCCCTTGAGTCTATCAGGATCTGCACCTCTGACCCTCTCTGTGCCGAGCATGACCCTGCTGGCGATCGCGTTTCTCTGCATTGGGCAGCTTGTCACGCCTGTTTATTTAGTCCTGAGACTTCTTGCGAGAGGGGCAATAAGTTTTTAGACCGCGCTTTACTGGTTCCTACCTTCTCGCAAACAGATATTTGTTTTTTTAATTAA
- the drmC gene encoding DISARM system phospholipase D-like protein DrmC, giving the protein MFKPIFVDALKGLALSLPDRLLPELIKIMAMIPNQDKDRSYYWKYLLSQKVTSQELRDRLYKFIAIWQELHPEVSAEALHLALLSAMELGRELQKSYEVQPIWTMPDQAGEWNRQTEPTILELIHQSREELLLISFAVYDIPEIVSAMRKALARRVMITMIVEMPERADKVPFGVLQTFPADMIEQLQIYYWAVGKRPVNSKGKYGSLHIKGVISDRHRVLISSANLTKYAMDLNLELGLLTDQAKLAKQIHRTFDVLIRDRVLIPFR; this is encoded by the coding sequence ATGTTCAAACCAATTTTTGTTGATGCGCTCAAAGGATTAGCTCTGTCTCTGCCCGATCGCCTACTACCCGAATTAATCAAAATCATGGCGATGATTCCTAATCAGGATAAAGATCGCTCTTACTATTGGAAATATTTGCTGTCACAAAAGGTGACATCGCAGGAATTACGCGATCGCCTATATAAATTTATTGCCATTTGGCAAGAACTGCATCCAGAGGTTAGCGCTGAGGCTTTGCATTTGGCTTTGCTGTCGGCGATGGAACTGGGGCGAGAGTTGCAAAAAAGTTATGAGGTACAGCCAATCTGGACGATGCCCGATCAGGCGGGGGAATGGAATCGGCAAACGGAACCGACGATTTTAGAATTAATCCATCAAAGTCGTGAGGAGCTATTGCTGATTAGCTTTGCGGTGTATGATATCCCTGAGATTGTGTCGGCGATGCGGAAGGCATTGGCGCGGCGAGTGATGATTACGATGATTGTGGAGATGCCCGAACGTGCTGATAAGGTTCCCTTTGGGGTGTTGCAGACTTTTCCTGCGGATATGATTGAGCAGTTACAGATTTATTATTGGGCGGTGGGTAAAAGACCTGTGAACTCAAAAGGGAAGTATGGATCTTTGCATATTAAGGGAGTAATTAGCGATCGCCATCGGGTGTTAATCAGTAGCGCAAATCTGACAAAATATGCAATGGATTTAAATCTAGAGCTAGGGTTATTAACGGATCAGGCGAAGTTAGCCAAGCAGATTCACCGCACCTTTGATGTTTTAATTCGCGATCGCGTCTTGATTCCTTTTCGTTAG
- a CDS encoding nucleotidyltransferase domain-containing protein, which yields MNELRSLTFDGTVLMPDRLQTLLTELKLKLQKLYGDRLFTLLLYGSVARGEANADSDIDILVVLRDRVAPMSEIRRMADIKLDFLLEFGELLSIMPMSLDEFNDNSASFINSIRRDGISL from the coding sequence ATGAATGAATTGCGATCGCTTACTTTTGATGGCACGGTATTGATGCCCGATCGCCTCCAAACATTACTTACAGAGCTAAAGCTGAAATTACAGAAACTTTATGGCGATCGCCTATTTACATTGTTGCTTTATGGCTCGGTGGCAAGGGGTGAGGCGAATGCGGATTCGGATATTGATATTTTGGTGGTGCTACGCGATCGCGTAGCACCGATGTCAGAAATTCGACGGATGGCAGATATTAAGTTAGATTTTTTGCTGGAATTTGGCGAACTGCTTTCAATTATGCCTATGTCTTTGGATGAGTTTAATGACAATTCTGCTTCGTTTATAAATAGCATTCGCCGAGATGGAATTTCTCTATGA
- the drmA gene encoding DISARM system helicase DrmA: protein MQIIKLPRQEFDQMNLGEINQQLQDGKVQLDWNLVEEVSDRHLEILLQGLSIAAHEKVLGTETISPRLCDRINRVIDKLSSGKSSKKNKPRIQGKLLEEQFIPATSQPQDGQGELLRTEFVVPLQSVEQGKILQKATPREIREKLVTMIYKDLLGPVNGEHEEVDEDRVSLTERYLVGAIAPRKRYTKVTSSDELGDKIGDEIDITQEEDPAQQDNLAIAGKKNIDDGDTEEVAPPSSLFPSSIGLSFCVDGDFEEIDIHASWGYYQKRESEVITNDKNNPKIVWKRRTIKGDRLFKLVDIAATAEQTREWLPDPENAPAVVLRVRCRKIEHDWIVTIFLENCQTEPARNRDSAWLFQPEIKVRGSNPNQAIFIRKPLSSSDSLDGDLRYEQESLQLLYRNCIEFAVGHNTSVHAEVVNDAASKQNDRAISLTTSAIPRHIVPNTTPPDEREIPALKGLILDMKVLAQVEAEALPPILDPLVNAYEQWLQVQQINKEQLPNSPSFYKQAADRNLKDCQEALKRIRAGIGILATNPQAVEAFQFMNAAMAQQRIHGLYTEQKRQGKEKTLSDFEKTENYSWRTFQLAFILINLPSLTDLHHPDRQTDQKAICDLLWFPTGGGKTEAYLGLTAYTLAMRRLQGVVSGHDGEHGVAVLMRYTLRLLTLQQFQRATTLICACESLRRKDVTKWGREPFRIGLWVGNNSTPNRTEQSEETIKQLKGQHQGQNYSSSSGTPHQLTNCPWCGSVIDAGKDIEVLSFEKNIGRTLVYCSDRLGNCLFGRRHSPNEGLPIVVVDEEIYRRLPSLVIATVDKFAQMPWNGKIQMLFGKVNGYCDRHGFRCPDLEDNDSHPKKGNLPAAKTSPHLPLRPPDLIIQDELHLISGALGSMVGLYETAIDRLCTWDVNGQQVRPKVIASTATIRQARHQVHQLFLREVKIFPPQAIDIEDNFFSRQRPPSNEHSGRLYLGICAPGRRLKAALIRVYLVALSAAQQLMNDGYDADPWMTLVGYFNSLRELGGTRRLVDDDITTRLSKMEARGLAKRYLNKIEELTSRKSSTDIPTILDALEIKFTGAKDKKQQKPLDLILATNMISVGVDVKRLGLMVACGQPKNTAEYIQATSRVGRSHPGLVLTVYNWARPRDLSHYERFEHYHATFYQHVEPLSVTPFSSGALDRGLAALFISLVRLSGFEFNDDDGAARMIAENFEHPDVIASMEAIADRISQSFQNPDLKDGILYQLYGLRDKWARAARPNEAGTRLQFKASSRGDTTVSLLKNIAQDPDDYFACLNSLRNVEPAAPLIFIDKAPDNESDRLPEPFVS from the coding sequence ATGCAAATTATCAAGCTTCCTCGCCAAGAATTCGATCAGATGAACCTCGGAGAAATCAATCAGCAATTGCAAGATGGAAAAGTTCAACTCGATTGGAATCTCGTCGAAGAAGTTAGCGATCGCCATTTGGAAATATTACTGCAAGGTTTGAGTATTGCAGCGCATGAGAAAGTGTTGGGAACGGAAACTATTTCACCAAGATTATGCGATCGCATTAATCGAGTCATCGATAAATTATCGTCAGGGAAATCATCGAAAAAAAACAAGCCAAGAATACAGGGCAAACTCTTGGAAGAACAATTTATCCCTGCCACAAGTCAACCGCAAGATGGTCAAGGGGAATTACTGAGGACAGAATTTGTCGTTCCATTGCAGAGCGTAGAACAGGGAAAGATTCTCCAAAAGGCAACGCCTAGGGAGATCCGAGAGAAGTTGGTGACAATGATTTATAAGGATTTGCTGGGACCTGTAAATGGTGAGCATGAGGAGGTTGATGAGGATAGAGTTAGCCTCACTGAGCGCTATCTAGTTGGAGCGATCGCTCCTCGTAAACGCTATACCAAAGTTACATCTAGCGATGAGCTTGGAGATAAAATTGGTGATGAAATAGATATTACTCAAGAAGAAGATCCTGCCCAACAGGATAATCTAGCGATCGCAGGCAAAAAGAATATTGATGATGGTGATACGGAGGAGGTCGCACCACCTAGCAGCTTATTTCCATCGTCAATTGGATTGAGTTTTTGTGTAGATGGTGATTTTGAAGAGATTGATATTCATGCTAGTTGGGGCTATTACCAAAAAAGGGAAAGCGAAGTAATTACTAATGACAAAAATAATCCGAAGATAGTTTGGAAGCGCAGAACGATCAAGGGCGATCGCCTATTCAAATTAGTCGATATTGCGGCAACTGCTGAACAGACAAGGGAATGGCTGCCCGATCCCGAAAATGCCCCTGCGGTAGTCTTGCGGGTGCGTTGCCGCAAAATTGAGCATGATTGGATTGTGACGATCTTTTTAGAAAATTGTCAAACGGAACCTGCGCGAAACCGTGATTCAGCTTGGCTGTTTCAACCAGAGATTAAGGTGCGAGGTAGTAATCCCAATCAGGCAATTTTTATACGGAAACCGCTTAGCAGCAGTGATAGTCTTGATGGCGACCTGCGTTATGAACAGGAATCTTTGCAACTTCTGTATCGTAACTGTATTGAATTTGCGGTAGGGCATAATACTAGCGTCCATGCGGAAGTTGTAAATGACGCTGCATCAAAACAAAATGATCGCGCGATCAGTCTTACCACTAGCGCAATTCCTAGACATATCGTTCCCAATACCACGCCGCCCGATGAGCGAGAAATACCTGCCCTCAAGGGCTTGATCTTAGATATGAAAGTACTGGCTCAAGTTGAAGCGGAGGCATTGCCGCCAATTCTCGACCCACTTGTGAATGCCTATGAGCAATGGTTACAGGTTCAGCAAATAAATAAAGAGCAATTACCAAATAGTCCCAGCTTCTATAAACAAGCTGCCGATCGCAATCTCAAGGATTGTCAAGAGGCTCTCAAGCGAATTCGTGCAGGAATTGGGATATTAGCAACCAATCCGCAAGCGGTCGAAGCTTTTCAGTTTATGAATGCCGCAATGGCTCAGCAACGGATTCATGGTCTCTATACTGAACAGAAAAGACAGGGTAAGGAGAAAACCCTTAGTGATTTTGAGAAGACTGAGAATTATAGTTGGAGGACTTTTCAGCTTGCATTTATTTTGATTAATTTACCGAGTTTAACCGATCTGCATCATCCTGATCGCCAAACCGATCAGAAGGCAATCTGCGATCTGCTCTGGTTTCCTACTGGTGGCGGTAAAACTGAGGCATATCTAGGACTAACTGCTTATACCTTAGCGATGCGGCGCTTGCAGGGTGTGGTGTCTGGACATGATGGAGAACATGGTGTGGCGGTATTGATGCGCTACACATTACGATTGCTGACGTTGCAACAGTTTCAACGTGCTACGACGCTGATCTGTGCCTGTGAGTCTCTGCGGCGCAAAGATGTGACTAAGTGGGGAAGGGAACCCTTTCGGATTGGGCTATGGGTGGGAAATAATAGCACTCCTAATAGAACAGAACAGAGTGAAGAAACGATCAAACAACTCAAGGGACAGCATCAGGGACAAAACTATAGTAGTTCCTCTGGTACGCCCCATCAGCTTACTAATTGTCCTTGGTGTGGATCGGTAATTGATGCGGGAAAAGATATTGAAGTGCTTTCCTTTGAAAAAAATATTGGCAGAACTCTTGTTTATTGCAGCGATCGCCTAGGCAATTGTTTATTCGGTCGCAGGCACTCACCTAATGAAGGCTTACCGATTGTGGTAGTTGATGAAGAAATCTATCGCCGCTTGCCGTCTTTGGTAATTGCCACGGTCGATAAGTTCGCGCAGATGCCTTGGAATGGCAAAATCCAGATGCTGTTTGGGAAAGTGAATGGCTATTGCGATCGCCATGGATTTCGATGTCCCGACCTTGAAGATAACGACAGTCATCCCAAAAAGGGAAATTTACCCGCCGCCAAAACTAGTCCCCATTTGCCCTTACGTCCGCCTGACCTGATCATTCAGGATGAGTTGCACCTGATTAGCGGCGCATTGGGGAGCATGGTGGGACTCTATGAAACAGCGATCGATCGCCTCTGCACATGGGATGTCAATGGTCAGCAAGTACGTCCCAAGGTGATTGCTTCGACAGCGACAATTCGCCAAGCACGTCATCAAGTCCATCAACTCTTTTTGCGCGAGGTGAAGATATTTCCACCACAGGCGATCGACATCGAAGATAATTTCTTCTCGCGGCAGCGTCCACCAAGCAATGAACATTCTGGGCGCTTGTATCTCGGCATTTGCGCCCCTGGTCGGCGGCTTAAGGCAGCATTGATTCGAGTCTATTTAGTGGCGCTATCGGCGGCGCAGCAACTGATGAATGATGGCTATGATGCCGATCCTTGGATGACGTTGGTGGGTTATTTTAATTCCTTGCGTGAGCTAGGGGGAACGCGCCGTCTTGTGGACGATGACATCACTACGCGCTTGTCAAAAATGGAAGCAAGAGGTTTAGCCAAACGTTATCTCAACAAGATCGAAGAACTCACTTCGCGCAAAAGTTCGACAGATATTCCCACAATTCTCGATGCTTTAGAAATTAAGTTTACGGGAGCCAAAGATAAGAAGCAGCAAAAACCCCTTGATCTAATTTTGGCAACCAATATGATCTCTGTGGGTGTGGATGTGAAGCGGTTGGGGCTAATGGTGGCTTGTGGTCAGCCCAAAAATACGGCGGAATATATTCAAGCCACATCGCGGGTGGGGCGGAGTCATCCAGGACTAGTTTTGACGGTGTATAACTGGGCAAGACCGAGGGATTTATCGCACTATGAGCGCTTTGAGCATTATCATGCGACTTTTTATCAGCACGTTGAGCCATTGTCGGTAACGCCATTTTCTTCAGGAGCTTTGGATCGTGGTTTAGCGGCCCTATTTATTTCGTTGGTGAGGTTGAGTGGGTTTGAGTTTAATGATGATGATGGAGCCGCCAGAATGATTGCCGAAAATTTTGAACATCCTGATGTAATTGCTAGCATGGAGGCGATCGCCGATCGCATTAGTCAAAGTTTTCAAAATCCTGACTTAAAGGATGGAATTCTCTATCAACTGTATGGACTGCGCGATAAGTGGGCAAGGGCTGCAAGACCCAATGAAGCAGGGACAAGGTTACAGTTCAAGGCTTCCAGTCGTGGCGATACAACGGTTTCGCTTTTAAAGAATATTGCTCAAGATCCTGACGATTATTTTGCCTGTTTAAATTCCCTTCGCAATGTCGAACCTGCTGCACCACTAATCTTTATTGATAAGGCTCCTGATAATGAAAGCGATCGCTTGCCAGAACCATTCGTATCTTAA
- a CDS encoding Uma2 family endonuclease — MIANLKNNFLTPEEYLAWEAEQQVRHEYIDGLVYAMAGGTIAHNDIALNVYNALRSHLKAMGCRINVADVKVQDRNASKYFYPDVVVSCHESDRQSREVIAFPKLIIEVLSPSTAGFDRGDKFKYYRRFPSLLEYVLIDAEKINIDVYRREDMGKWVLTSYPEDFEGTDHADLFELTSINFQCSLALIYEDVELLLVSETYQD, encoded by the coding sequence ATGATTGCGAATCTTAAAAATAATTTCTTAACACCTGAAGAGTATTTGGCATGGGAAGCGGAGCAGCAGGTGCGCCATGAATATATTGATGGTCTGGTGTATGCGATGGCTGGTGGCACGATCGCTCACAATGATATCGCTTTAAATGTTTACAATGCACTGCGATCGCATTTAAAAGCGATGGGATGTCGCATTAATGTCGCTGATGTGAAGGTGCAAGACAGGAATGCTTCAAAATATTTCTATCCTGATGTAGTAGTAAGTTGTCATGAGAGCGATCGCCAATCGCGTGAGGTGATTGCGTTCCCTAAGTTGATTATCGAAGTTCTATCACCAAGTACGGCGGGTTTTGATCGGGGTGATAAGTTTAAATATTATCGGCGTTTTCCGAGTTTATTGGAGTATGTGTTGATTGATGCGGAGAAGATTAATATTGATGTGTATCGGCGGGAAGATATGGGTAAGTGGGTGTTGACGAGTTATCCAGAAGATTTTGAGGGAACTGATCATGCTGATTTGTTTGAGTTAACGAGTATTAATTTTCAATGCTCTTTGGCGTTGATTTATGAAGATGTGGAGTTGTTGCTAGTATCGGAGACTTATCAGGATTAA
- a CDS encoding HEPN domain-containing protein: MSDLQRFIALSKEELETAQLLIDARRYRLCLSRSYYAMYYAAQALLLSEGLEVSTHKGLIKLFGLHFVKTGKISADLVKSLASAYDDRQLSDYNVRFEPEENDALMAIEEAKRFTQAVFVLLKVV; encoded by the coding sequence ATGAGCGACTTACAAAGGTTTATCGCATTATCCAAAGAAGAGTTAGAAACGGCGCAATTGCTTATAGATGCGAGGCGTTATCGTTTATGTTTGTCTCGTTCTTACTATGCAATGTACTATGCTGCTCAGGCGTTGTTGTTGTCAGAAGGTTTGGAAGTTTCTACTCATAAGGGTTTGATTAAGTTATTTGGTTTACATTTTGTAAAAACGGGGAAGATTAGCGCCGATTTGGTAAAGTCTCTAGCAAGTGCCTATGACGATCGCCAATTGAGCGATTACAATGTGCGGTTTGAGCCTGAAGAAAATGATGCACTAATGGCAATTGAGGAAGCAAAAAGATTTACGCAGGCAGTTTTTGTATTACTCAAAGTAGTTTAG
- a CDS encoding Uma2 family endonuclease: MVAITEPRSLSKSTDSNLNDTNPHEPEIIYPTSDGEPLAETQEHSWAILMTLNLLSQYLTGKQAVVFANQFFYYIEKKPTARVAPDVMVIFDIPVKMYGNYKLWEDQQTPAIIFEMTSKGTKETDLNFKKTLYEQLGIQEYWLFDPYGEWIPEQLRGYRLNDENLYKPIKDNCSEVLQLRLQPDGYLLSFYRLDNNQKLLTPDELLLASQEARQQVEEAMQQVEEATRQAQDAMQQAQAEKSRADRLAEKLRQLGVEL, translated from the coding sequence ATGGTAGCCATCACTGAACCGCGATCGCTTTCCAAATCCACTGACAGTAATCTAAATGATACCAATCCCCATGAACCAGAGATAATCTATCCCACATCGGACGGTGAACCCTTGGCAGAAACTCAGGAACATAGCTGGGCAATTTTGATGACCCTAAATCTGCTCTCGCAATATTTGACAGGTAAACAGGCTGTTGTCTTTGCAAATCAGTTTTTTTATTACATTGAGAAAAAGCCTACGGCACGAGTTGCCCCTGACGTGATGGTGATCTTTGATATTCCTGTGAAGATGTATGGCAATTACAAATTATGGGAAGATCAACAAACACCAGCGATCATTTTTGAAATGACCTCCAAAGGGACAAAAGAGACGGATCTAAATTTCAAAAAGACTTTGTATGAGCAGCTAGGCATACAGGAATATTGGCTGTTTGATCCCTATGGTGAATGGATTCCCGAACAGCTGCGGGGCTATCGCCTCAATGATGAAAACTTGTATAAACCAATCAAAGATAATTGCAGTGAAGTTTTACAGTTGCGACTGCAACCAGATGGTTATTTGTTGAGTTTCTATCGTTTAGACAATAATCAAAAATTGCTCACTCCCGATGAATTATTGTTAGCTTCGCAGGAAGCCCGTCAACAAGTTGAAGAGGCTATGCAACAAGTCGAGGAGGCTACTCGGCAAGCTCAAGATGCTATGCAACAAGCTCAAGCAGAAAAATCCAGAGCCGATCGCCTTGCGGAAAAGTTGCGTCAGTTAGGGGTTGAATTATAA